One genomic window of Bacillota bacterium includes the following:
- a CDS encoding phage portal protein — MAKTRRNSPRWLKWAVGEISKLRDSLTSSLGWRIVGATYAKPYRLDSSRVDYAKARALYENVDDNYKLGAGFAKPVINTTVGFMGVPQFRSEDEDAQAVLDDFFGANTSRMQQTHRNTLRDGDCFVWVTREETEDKALYPEAKTRLVYNIIPPEQVIQIIRHPLTRSVQEYVLKSEHVWLDERNYQHRAIITQRISRERRLIQVDGDIPPGVTPGEERNPWGFIPIVHFRNEGDETEEFGRSDLEAIEPFLKAYHDVLLSGIQGARLHNTPRLKLKLKDVARFLANNFGIIDPKKFTEDGGAINLDGHELLIFMDEEDAQFIEVQSAIGSTEPLLKLLFYCIVDTSETPEFAFGVHTPSSLSSVKEQMPILVRRIARKREHFTEAWQKLARIVLAMTAQAEGKRFSTYATTLLWDDIDPRDGKDVAEELNQVTQALNTALQGGFISLDAAAQFLAQYVETMNDYISDDPEVPGERERIIKTRILQARLEDGELAGTEQQLIDKALGNAGE, encoded by the coding sequence ATGGCGAAGACAAGGCGAAATAGCCCCCGTTGGCTCAAGTGGGCCGTGGGCGAAATCAGCAAACTACGCGATAGCCTAACCAGCTCCCTGGGTTGGCGGATCGTGGGCGCCACTTACGCTAAGCCCTACCGGCTAGACAGCAGCCGGGTGGATTATGCCAAGGCCAGGGCGCTATATGAGAATGTTGATGATAACTACAAGCTCGGCGCCGGGTTTGCCAAGCCCGTCATCAACACGACCGTGGGGTTCATGGGTGTACCGCAATTCCGCTCTGAGGATGAGGACGCCCAGGCCGTGCTGGATGACTTCTTCGGCGCCAATACCTCCCGGATGCAGCAGACTCATCGAAATACTCTCCGAGATGGGGACTGCTTCGTTTGGGTTACCAGGGAGGAGACCGAAGACAAGGCGTTATACCCAGAGGCTAAAACGCGCCTCGTTTACAATATCATTCCACCGGAGCAGGTCATTCAGATTATTCGACATCCGCTCACCAGGTCGGTCCAGGAGTATGTGCTCAAATCAGAGCATGTATGGCTGGACGAGCGAAACTATCAGCATCGGGCTATCATCACCCAGCGGATAAGTAGGGAGCGCAGGCTGATTCAGGTGGACGGTGACATTCCGCCTGGTGTGACGCCGGGGGAGGAGCGCAATCCCTGGGGATTTATCCCTATTGTGCATTTTCGCAATGAGGGCGACGAGACGGAGGAATTCGGGCGGAGCGACCTGGAGGCCATTGAGCCATTTCTGAAGGCGTACCATGATGTTTTGCTTTCTGGAATCCAGGGAGCGCGTCTTCACAATACCCCGAGACTGAAGCTTAAACTTAAAGACGTGGCAAGATTCCTGGCAAACAACTTCGGCATCATAGACCCGAAAAAATTCACCGAGGACGGCGGGGCCATTAACCTTGACGGGCATGAGCTCCTCATCTTTATGGACGAGGAGGACGCGCAGTTCATAGAGGTCCAAAGCGCTATCGGGTCCACGGAGCCGTTATTGAAGCTCTTATTCTACTGTATTGTTGATACCTCGGAGACTCCGGAATTCGCCTTTGGAGTGCATACGCCGTCAAGTCTCAGCTCTGTTAAAGAGCAGATGCCGATCCTGGTGAGGCGTATCGCCCGCAAGCGAGAGCACTTTACCGAAGCCTGGCAGAAGCTCGCCCGGATCGTGCTTGCCATGACCGCGCAGGCGGAAGGCAAGCGATTCTCGACTTACGCGACCACGCTGCTATGGGATGACATTGATCCTCGGGACGGCAAGGACGTCGCCGAGGAGCTGAACCAGGTGACGCAGGCGCTCAATACGGCGCTTCAGGGCGGGTTCATTAGCCTGGATGCGGCCGCACAGTTCCTGGCGCAGTACGTTGAGACCATGAACGACTATATCAGCGATGATCCCGAAGTGCCAGGCGAAAGAGAGCGCATAATCAAGACCCGGATTCTGCAAGCCAGGCTTGAGGACGGAGAATTGGCCGGCACTGAACAACAGCTAATAGATAAGGCCCTTGGGAATGCGGGTGAGTAA